CCGAGAAGCTGTTGCAGAAAGCCGAGCAGACCATGACCCTGGCCAAGACCCGCTCGCGCAACCGCTATCAGTTCTATATCGCCAGCGTCGACAGCGAGATGCGCCGCCGTCGCGAGCTGGAAAAAGACCTGCGCGACGCCCTGCTGCGGGATCAGTTCTACCTCGTCTATCAACCACAGATCAGCTACCGCGATCACCGCGTGGTCGGCGTCGAGGCGCTGATTCGCTGGCAACACCCGGAGCACGGACTTGTGCCGCCGGACCTGTTCATTCCGCTGGCCGAACAGAACGGCACCATCATCGCCATCGGTGAGTGGGTGCTGGATCAGGCCTGCAAGCAACTGCGTGAATGGCACGATCAGGGTTTCGTCGACCTGCGCATGGCGGTCAACCTGTCCACCGTGCAACTGCACCACGCCGAGCTGCCGAGAGTGGTCAACAACCTGTTGCAGATGTACCGCCTGCCACCGCGCAGCCTGGAACTGGAAGTCACCGAAACCGGCCTGATGGAAGACATCAGCACCGCCGCCCAGCACTTGCTGAGCCTGCGCCGCTCCGGCGCACTGATCGCCATCGACGACTTCGGAACCGGCTATTCCTCGCTGAGTTATCTCAAGAGTCTGCCGCTGGACAAGATCAAGATCGACAAGAGCTTCGTCCAGGACCTGCTGGATGACGACGATGACGCGACTATCGTTCGCGCCATCATTCAACTGGGCAAGAGCCTGGGCATGCAGGTGATCGCCGAAGGCGTGGAAACCGCCGAACAGGAGACCTACATCATCTCCGAAGGCTGCCACGAAGGTCAGGGCTATCACTACAGCAAGCCGCTGCCGGCGCGGGAACTGAGCGTGTATCTCAAGCAGGCGCAACGCAGCAACGCCGCCATTCTCTGAAACCTCCGGCACAAGACTCCCCGCCACCGATACCGGGAAGAACCCACGCCGTTGATCCAGCGCAACCCCTGCGCAAACAGGAAATATTTCCAGCTACAACCCTTTACACATAATGCGAAAGATTTGCATTATGTCGCAGCTTTTGCGCACCCCCGCGCCTGTCCACTCAATTACCGAAGCAGGATGTTCGCCATGATTCGTATGCCTCTGGCTACCGCCAGTCTGCTGGCCATCGCCATTTCCCTCGCCGGTTGCGGCGAAGGTAAAGACAAGGCCGCCGCTCCAGCTGCGCCGACGCCAGCCGCCAGCACCGCCGCACCGGCGACGCCTGCCGCTGCCGGTAAAGTCGACGAAGCCGCTGCCAAGGCTGTGGTCGCGCACTACGCCGACATGGTCTTCGCCGTTTACAGCGATGCCGAATCCACCGCGAAAACCCTGCAGACCACTATCGACGCCTTCCTCGCCAAGCCGAACGCCGACACGCTGAAAGCCGCACGTGAAGCCTGGATCGCCGCCCGCGTTCCTTACCTGCAGAGCGAAGTGTTCCGCTTCGGCAACACCATCATCGACGACTGGGAAGGTCAGGTTAACTCCTGGCCTCTGGACGAGGGTCTGATCGACTACGTCGACAAATCCTACGAGCACGCCCTGGGCAACCCGGGCGCCACCGCCAACATCATCGCCAACACTGAAGTACAGGTCGGCGAAGACAAGGTCGACGTCAAGGACATCACTCCGGAAAAACTCGCCAGCCTGAACGAGCTGGGCGGTTCCGAAGCCAACGTTGCCACCGGCTACCACGCCATCGAATTCCTGCTCTGGGGCCAGGACCTGAACGGCACCGGCCCTGGCGCCGGCAACCGTCCGGCGTCGGACTACCTGGAAGGCGCCGGCGCTACCGGCGGTCACAACGATCGTCGTCGTGCCTACCTGAAAGCCGTGACCCAACTGCTGGTCAGCGACCTGGAAGAAATGGTCGGCAACTGGAAGCCGAACGTGGCCGACAACTACCGCGCCACCCTGGAAGCCGAACCGGCTGAAAGCGGCCTGCGCAAAATGCTGTTCGGCATGGGCAGCCTGTCCCTGGGCGAGCTGGCCGGCGAGCGCATGAAAGTGTCCCTGGAAGCGAACTCCCCGGAAGACGAACAGGACTGCTTCAGCGACAACACCCACAACTCGCACTTCTACGATGCCAAAGGCATTCGTAACGTCTATCTGGGCGAGTACACCCGCGTCGACGGCACCAAGATGACCGGCGCCAGCCTGTCGTCGCTGGTGGCCAAGGTTGACCCGGCTGCCGACACCGCTCTGAAAAACGATCTGGCCGCTACCGAAGCCAAGATCCAGGTCATGGTCGATCACGCCAACAAGGGTGAGCACTACGACCAGTTGATCGCCGCCGGCAACACCGCCGGTAACCAGATCGTCCGTGACGCCATCGCCTCGCTGGTCAAGCAGACCGGTTCGATCGAAGCGGCTGCCGGCAAACTGGGCATCAGCGACCTGAACCCGGACAACGCCGATCACGAGTTCTGATCATCGCTGTCTGACTGAACAAGGCGACCTTCGGGTCGCCTTGTTCGTTTCGGCCGGCCTGACTTGTATCAAGCAAACGATAATTCCTCTTATTCAAACCCCCTCGCCCTGTTAGACTTTGCGCCTTTATTTTTGCCCGTCCGCAGGAAGTCTGATGCCGTCGTTGCCTCTTCGCTTGTCCGCACTGTTTCTGGCCCTTGGCCTGAGTGCCTGCGATGACGCCCCGCGTTTCACCAAGGCCGAGCCCGGTGAAGCCCGCTCCGGCGGTGCCGCGACCGTGCGCAAGACCGATCAGAATTCATTTTCCCTGCCCTCGGCCAACCTGCCACCTTCGCGCCGGGTGGACTTCAGCGTCGGCAACAGTTTCTTTCGCAGCCCCTGGGTGATCGCGCCGTCGACCACCACCGCCCGCGATGGCCTCGGCCCGTTGTTCAACACCAACGCCTGTCAGGGCTGCCACATCAAGGACGGTCGCGGCCATCCACCGCCCCCGGATGCGCCGAACGCCGTATCGATGCTGGTGCGTCTGTCGATTCCCGATGCGCCGCAGTACGCCAGATTGATCGAGCAGGTCGGTGTGGTGCCGGAGCCAGTCTACGGCGGACAGTTCCAGGACATGGCCGTGCCTGGCGTCGCGCCGGAAGGCAAGGTGCGGGTCGATTACACGCCGGTGCCGGTGCGTTTCAAGGACGGCACCGAAGTCGAACTGCGCAAACCGGTGTTGCAGTTCTCTCAGCTTGGCTATGGCCCGATGCACCCGGACACCCGTTTCTCCGCACGG
This genomic window from Pseudomonas kribbensis contains:
- a CDS encoding imelysin family protein; amino-acid sequence: MIRMPLATASLLAIAISLAGCGEGKDKAAAPAAPTPAASTAAPATPAAAGKVDEAAAKAVVAHYADMVFAVYSDAESTAKTLQTTIDAFLAKPNADTLKAAREAWIAARVPYLQSEVFRFGNTIIDDWEGQVNSWPLDEGLIDYVDKSYEHALGNPGATANIIANTEVQVGEDKVDVKDITPEKLASLNELGGSEANVATGYHAIEFLLWGQDLNGTGPGAGNRPASDYLEGAGATGGHNDRRRAYLKAVTQLLVSDLEEMVGNWKPNVADNYRATLEAEPAESGLRKMLFGMGSLSLGELAGERMKVSLEANSPEDEQDCFSDNTHNSHFYDAKGIRNVYLGEYTRVDGTKMTGASLSSLVAKVDPAADTALKNDLAATEAKIQVMVDHANKGEHYDQLIAAGNTAGNQIVRDAIASLVKQTGSIEAAAGKLGISDLNPDNADHEF